From Bacteroidota bacterium, the proteins below share one genomic window:
- the dnaB gene encoding replicative DNA helicase, giving the protein MNERLSNRNLGKKNKQSAELITALDTMGRKVPAALDMEQAVLGALLLDGTSMLRIQEILMPEYFYDEKNQFVFNAIRSLVERNEPIDLLTVIEKLRAQEKLEFVGGEFYVSELTMKVTSSANIEFHAHIIVEKYVQRVLINICGETIRDAYEPSADAFALLDDTEKKIYEIKNKGMKRNYEGIDNLVAKALMQIEANTKHTSDVTGVPSGIASVDRITSGWQKSDLIIIAGRPGMGKTAFALTMLRNAAVGHNVPVAFFSLEMSAVQLVTRMISAEAEISSEDLRKGNLMEHQWQQIVTKTQTLSQAPIFIDDTPSLSVFELKAKARRLHSQHGIGMIMVDYLQLMKGDEVKESKMNREQEISHISRSLKTLAKELNIPVIALAQLSRETEKRTDKTPQLSDLRESGSIEQDADMVAFIYRDDYYNKTEEDMSNAVGTASKLIIKKHRNGSIGDANMFFSKRVQRFVDESESMIANYVMQSKMNQSGEEMNSFKDAISHKGNIFDTGNDSPFDGASDTEANFFDN; this is encoded by the coding sequence ATGAACGAGAGATTGTCAAATAGAAATTTAGGAAAAAAGAATAAGCAAAGTGCTGAATTGATTACGGCTTTAGACACAATGGGTCGAAAAGTGCCTGCGGCTCTTGATATGGAACAAGCGGTGCTGGGTGCGCTATTGTTGGATGGCACTTCTATGCTTAGAATACAAGAAATATTAATGCCGGAATACTTCTATGACGAAAAAAATCAATTTGTCTTTAATGCAATTCGTTCTTTGGTTGAAAGAAACGAGCCAATAGACCTTTTAACTGTTATTGAAAAACTTAGAGCACAAGAAAAACTTGAGTTTGTTGGAGGCGAGTTCTATGTGAGTGAACTGACAATGAAGGTTACATCCTCTGCAAATATTGAATTTCATGCCCATATAATCGTTGAAAAATATGTACAGAGAGTTTTGATTAACATTTGTGGTGAAACCATCAGAGATGCGTATGAGCCTAGTGCAGATGCCTTTGCACTATTGGATGACACCGAAAAGAAAATCTATGAAATCAAAAACAAGGGCATGAAGCGTAATTATGAAGGCATTGATAATCTGGTTGCAAAAGCTTTAATGCAAATTGAAGCCAATACCAAACATACTTCTGACGTAACGGGCGTGCCAAGTGGTATTGCAAGCGTGGACAGGATTACTTCGGGTTGGCAAAAATCAGATTTGATTATCATTGCCGGTCGTCCTGGTATGGGTAAAACTGCATTTGCGCTTACCATGCTCAGAAATGCAGCAGTCGGTCACAATGTTCCGGTGGCATTCTTTTCATTGGAGATGTCTGCAGTTCAGTTGGTTACACGTATGATATCTGCCGAAGCAGAGATTAGTTCCGAAGATTTGAGAAAAGGTAATCTGATGGAACACCAATGGCAACAAATTGTTACCAAAACCCAAACTCTTTCTCAAGCCCCGATTTTTATTGATGACACTCCAAGTTTGTCTGTATTTGAATTAAAAGCTAAAGCCAGAAGGCTACATTCACAACACGGCATTGGAATGATAATGGTGGACTATTTACAGTTGATGAAAGGCGATGAGGTAAAAGAATCTAAAATGAACAGAGAGCAGGAAATTAGCCATATTTCCCGTTCCTTGAAAACATTGGCTAAGGAGCTCAACATCCCTGTTATTGCACTTGCACAGTTGAGTCGTGAAACCGAAAAAAGAACAGATAAAACGCCACAACTTTCTGACCTGCGCGAATCGGGATCTATTGAACAAGATGCAGATATGGTGGCGTTTATATACCGTGATGATTATTACAACAAAACCGAAGAGGATATGTCCAATGCAGTAGGTACGGCTTCCAAATTAATTATAAAGAAACACAGAAATGGTTCAATAGGTGATGCGAATATGTTCTTTAGCAAGAGAGTGCAAAGGTTTGTGGATGAATCTGAGTCTATGATTGCAAATTATGTAATGCAATCTAAAATGAATCAATCAGGAGAAGAAATGAACTCTTTTAAAGATGCTATAAGTCATAAAGGAAATATTTTTGATACCGGCAATGATTCTCCTTTTGATGGCGCCTCCGATACAGAAGCTAACTTCTTTGATAATTAA
- the miaB gene encoding tRNA (N6-isopentenyl adenosine(37)-C2)-methylthiotransferase MiaB, with protein sequence MSDTELMVADIPVSSGSIHRNLYIESYGCAMNFSDSEIVASILYNHGFRVTNDETDADVILINTCAVRDNAEQRIRERLKHLRANKKKNRDLIIGVLGCMAERLKDKLLEQEKLVDVVAGPDAYRELPKLLAEVDEGSKAINVLLSREETYGEISPVRLNSNGVNAFVSITRGCDNMCSFCVVPFTRGRERSREPESIIKEIKDLSDAGFKEVTLLGQNVDSYLWFGGGAKKDFEKASKDAQDTAVTFAKLLEMCAQVNPEMRIRFSTSHPKDIDDNVLFTMKKYNNICKHIHLPAQSGSSKILEKMNRTYDREWYLNKVKRIREIMPDCGISSDVICGFCTETEEDHKETLSIMEISQFDFSYMYFYSERPGTMAAKKFPDDVPLEVKKRRLAEVIELQNKISTEKNKKFVGKVVKVLVEGESKKSETDLRGRSDQNIMVVFPKSTQKPGDYVNVLVEETTTTTLKGRPI encoded by the coding sequence ATGTCAGATACAGAATTAATGGTTGCCGACATACCCGTTTCAAGTGGCTCCATACATAGAAATCTTTATATCGAAAGCTACGGCTGTGCCATGAATTTCAGTGACAGCGAAATTGTAGCTTCTATCCTTTATAATCATGGTTTTCGCGTTACAAATGACGAAACAGATGCAGATGTAATACTCATCAACACTTGTGCTGTTCGCGATAATGCGGAGCAACGTATAAGAGAACGACTGAAACACCTGCGAGCCAATAAGAAAAAGAACAGAGATTTAATCATTGGGGTATTGGGCTGTATGGCAGAACGCTTGAAAGACAAACTCCTCGAACAAGAAAAATTAGTGGATGTGGTCGCGGGTCCCGATGCATATAGAGAATTACCCAAATTGCTTGCTGAAGTTGACGAAGGGAGCAAAGCAATTAATGTACTTTTATCCCGTGAAGAAACTTATGGCGAAATCAGCCCGGTTCGACTTAACTCTAATGGTGTCAACGCCTTTGTGTCAATTACCAGAGGTTGCGACAATATGTGTTCATTCTGCGTAGTTCCGTTCACTCGTGGCAGAGAACGCAGTCGCGAACCTGAAAGTATTATAAAAGAAATCAAAGACTTGTCAGATGCAGGATTCAAAGAAGTTACCTTACTTGGACAAAACGTTGATAGCTATTTGTGGTTTGGAGGTGGAGCAAAAAAAGATTTTGAAAAAGCGAGCAAAGACGCTCAAGACACTGCCGTTACTTTTGCTAAACTGCTTGAAATGTGTGCGCAAGTAAATCCTGAAATGAGAATTCGCTTTTCAACCTCGCACCCTAAGGACATTGACGATAATGTCCTATTCACCATGAAAAAATACAACAATATTTGCAAGCATATTCACCTACCAGCCCAGTCAGGTAGTAGCAAAATATTGGAGAAAATGAACCGCACTTATGACAGAGAATGGTACTTGAACAAAGTAAAAAGAATCAGAGAAATCATGCCGGATTGTGGTATTTCAAGTGATGTTATTTGCGGATTTTGTACAGAAACCGAGGAAGATCATAAAGAAACATTAAGCATTATGGAAATTTCTCAATTTGATTTCAGCTACATGTATTTTTATAGTGAACGTCCGGGCACAATGGCAGCAAAGAAGTTCCCGGATGATGTTCCCTTAGAAGTTAAAAAAAGAAGATTAGCAGAGGTAATTGAACTCCAAAACAAAATTTCAACTGAAAAAAACAAGAAATTTGTTGGCAAAGTGGTAAAAGTATTGGTAGAAGGAGAATCCAAAAAAAGTGAAACAGACTTAAGAGGCAGAAGCGATCAGAATATCATGGTAGTATTCCCAAAATCAACACAAAAACCAGGTGACTACGTAAATGTACTGGTTGAAGAAACCACCACAACTACACTAAAAGGGCGTCCCATTTAA
- the lptE gene encoding LPS assembly lipoprotein LptE — MNIPDDVKSISIMYFPNQAPQVAPTLSQVFTEKLKDKFQSETKLYLTDQDGDYQIDGLITDYNIQPVSISGNTAATENRLTMSTKVNFTSPKHSKFNFNKTYTNFVNFPAATDYSAIETQLITDVTNMMVQDIFNDIALKW, encoded by the coding sequence GTGAACATTCCCGATGATGTAAAGAGTATTTCAATCATGTATTTCCCTAACCAAGCACCACAAGTTGCACCCACACTCAGTCAAGTGTTTACTGAAAAACTCAAAGACAAATTTCAGAGTGAAACTAAACTTTATTTGACAGACCAAGATGGAGACTATCAAATAGATGGACTCATTACCGATTACAATATACAACCTGTAAGTATTTCGGGAAATACTGCTGCAACCGAAAATAGATTAACCATGAGTACCAAGGTTAATTTCACCAGCCCAAAACATTCAAAATTTAACTTTAACAAAACATACACTAATTTCGTCAATTTCCCCGCTGCAACGGACTATTCCGCAATAGAAACACAACTCATCACCGATGTTACAAATATGATGGTTCAAGATATTTTTAATGACATTGCATTAAAGTGGTAA
- a CDS encoding sigma-54 dependent transcriptional regulator — translation MINEKELQQIKNRYEIVGNSPLLNHALETALRVAPTDMSVLIFGESGVGKEVFSKIIHQNSARKHGSFIAVNCGAIPEGTIDSELFGHEKGSFTGATDARKGYFETVNGGTIFLDEVGELPLGTQARLLRVLETGEFIRVGSSKIQKTNVRVVAATNNNLLENAGKGKFRTDLYYRLATVPIVIPKLSARKEDIYLIFLKFVNDFAEKYHARYIELTPDARLMLENYSWQGNVRQLRNVTEQLCVLERDGVIDAQTLKNYLPPEYSSLPVVALSNDGHEKESFSDRDLLYKVLFDLKRDMTELKKLVFRLIESGDNHGSFLRENEGAIRQIFSEEIKDMNQPLDFSISLPHTNIPAPHPTYSNDSETKTIRIEEAKTIQEQERDMIKKSLERNKGRRKKAAIELGISERTLYRKIKQYDLE, via the coding sequence ATGATTAACGAGAAAGAACTACAACAAATTAAAAACAGGTATGAAATAGTGGGCAACTCTCCCCTGCTCAATCATGCTTTGGAAACAGCTTTGCGCGTTGCACCAACAGATATGAGTGTTTTGATTTTTGGAGAAAGTGGTGTAGGTAAAGAAGTTTTTTCTAAAATCATTCATCAAAATAGTGCCAGAAAACACGGCTCTTTCATTGCGGTAAACTGTGGCGCAATCCCCGAGGGCACAATAGATTCCGAACTGTTTGGACACGAAAAAGGTTCTTTTACAGGTGCAACCGATGCCAGAAAAGGATATTTTGAAACTGTAAATGGCGGAACGATTTTCCTTGACGAAGTAGGAGAACTTCCTTTGGGAACACAAGCAAGATTATTAAGAGTATTGGAAACCGGAGAGTTTATTCGTGTAGGCTCAAGCAAAATCCAAAAAACCAACGTAAGAGTGGTAGCTGCCACAAACAATAATCTCTTGGAGAATGCCGGAAAAGGCAAGTTCAGAACAGATTTATATTACAGACTAGCCACAGTTCCTATTGTCATTCCTAAGCTCAGCGCAAGAAAAGAAGATATTTACTTGATATTTTTAAAGTTTGTTAATGACTTTGCCGAAAAATACCATGCTCGTTACATTGAACTGACTCCCGATGCAAGACTCATGCTTGAAAATTATTCATGGCAGGGAAATGTCCGACAACTCCGCAATGTAACCGAACAACTTTGTGTGCTTGAAAGAGATGGTGTAATTGATGCCCAAACTCTAAAAAACTATCTGCCTCCCGAATATTCAAGTCTGCCTGTTGTTGCCTTGTCAAATGATGGTCATGAGAAAGAAAGTTTTAGCGATAGAGACCTTCTTTACAAAGTTCTGTTTGATTTGAAGCGAGATATGACCGAGCTTAAAAAATTGGTTTTCAGATTGATTGAAAGCGGTGACAACCATGGCTCCTTCTTGCGAGAGAATGAAGGCGCAATCCGACAAATATTCAGTGAAGAAATTAAAGATATGAATCAACCTTTAGATTTTTCCATTTCACTTCCTCACACCAATATACCTGCTCCTCACCCAACATATTCAAACGATTCCGAAACTAAAACCATTAGAATTGAAGAAGCCAAAACAATTCAAGAGCAGGAAAGAGACATGATTAAGAAATCTCTGGAACGCAATAAAGGACGTAGAAAAAAAGCGGCTATTGAACTGGGTATTTCAGAAAGAACGCTCTACCGTAAAATCAAGCAATATGATCTTGAGTAA
- a CDS encoding ATP-dependent Clp protease ATP-binding subunit: MSTNKFSPRVKEVIQFSREEAIRMGHDYIGPEHLLLGVIREGEGRALQTLKSLDVDVLRVKKSIEDAVKSTSGKTTNIGNLPLTRQAEKALKITYLEARMFKTEIIGTEHLLLSILRDEDNLATEILSQYGITYDIFKSALEEDTPGQIPPPSSPKSELPPNDENAEESAYGEDKKMDDLRKKNSKSKTPVLDNFGRDLTHDAEEGKLDPVIGREKEIERVSQVLSRRKKNNPVLIGEPGVGKTAIAEGLAVRIVQKKVSRILFNKRVVTLDLASLVAGTKYRGQFEERIKAIMNELEKSDDVILFIDEIHTLVGAGGASGSLDASNMFKPALSRGEIQCIGATTLDEYRQYIEKDGALERRFQMVIVEPASASETLEILNNIKDKYEEHHSVSFTPGAIEACVKLSERYITDRYLPDKAIDVLDEAGARVHISNIHVPSDILDLEAQIEEVKVEKIRVVKSQNYEEAARLRDTEKTLLKNLDNAKLKWEEDSKNHKYVVSEEDVAEVIAMMTGIPVKRIAQGEGKKLLNMEADLQKRVIGQDKAVARLSKAIQRTRAGLKDPNKPIGSFIFLGPTGVGKTEMAKALSEYLFDTQDSLIRIDMSEYMEKFAVSRLVGAPPGYVGYEEGGLLTEKVRRKPYSVILFDEIEKAHQDVFNLLLQALDEGFMTDSLGRKIDFRNTVIIMTSNIGSRQLKDFGTGVGFNTSNKITNQEKDSKQIIENALKKFFSPEFLNRIDDVIVFKSLEKEDIFKIMDISMNKMLKRVSDLGIEVELDANVKEFLVEKGFDAEFGARPLHRTIQKYMEDPLAEEILKGEVKEGSKLLVSMNKEQDGLSIKTQPKSKKGNESKEELKKDE, translated from the coding sequence ATGTCAACAAATAAATTTTCACCCAGAGTAAAAGAAGTCATCCAATTCAGTCGCGAAGAAGCCATTCGTATGGGACATGATTATATCGGTCCTGAACATTTGCTTCTTGGAGTCATTAGAGAAGGAGAAGGCAGGGCTTTACAAACACTTAAAAGCCTTGATGTAGATGTGCTAAGAGTTAAAAAATCCATAGAAGATGCCGTTAAATCAACCTCAGGTAAAACAACCAACATTGGTAATCTGCCTCTTACACGACAAGCTGAGAAAGCTCTAAAAATAACCTATCTTGAAGCCAGAATGTTCAAAACAGAGATTATTGGAACTGAACATTTACTCTTGTCTATTTTGAGAGATGAAGACAATTTAGCAACCGAAATTCTTTCTCAATACGGAATCACTTATGATATCTTCAAAAGTGCTTTAGAAGAAGATACACCCGGTCAGATACCTCCACCCTCATCTCCCAAATCCGAGCTACCACCAAACGATGAGAACGCTGAAGAAAGTGCTTATGGTGAAGATAAAAAAATGGACGATTTACGCAAAAAAAATTCCAAATCTAAGACCCCTGTCCTTGACAATTTTGGCAGAGATCTGACTCATGATGCAGAAGAAGGCAAACTCGATCCTGTAATAGGACGAGAAAAAGAAATTGAACGTGTATCACAAGTCCTATCACGCAGAAAGAAAAACAATCCCGTTTTAATTGGTGAGCCTGGCGTTGGCAAAACTGCTATTGCAGAAGGACTTGCGGTTAGGATTGTTCAAAAAAAGGTTTCCAGAATTCTTTTTAATAAAAGAGTGGTTACTCTTGATTTAGCATCACTTGTGGCAGGCACAAAATACAGAGGACAATTTGAAGAAAGAATCAAAGCCATTATGAACGAACTTGAAAAGAGTGATGATGTAATTCTATTTATTGACGAGATTCATACACTTGTAGGTGCAGGTGGTGCATCAGGTTCTTTGGACGCTTCCAACATGTTCAAACCCGCCTTGTCAAGAGGAGAAATTCAATGTATTGGTGCTACCACATTAGATGAATACCGACAATATATTGAAAAAGATGGCGCCTTAGAAAGACGTTTCCAGATGGTTATAGTGGAACCTGCTTCTGCCAGCGAAACTTTGGAAATTCTGAATAATATCAAAGACAAATACGAAGAACATCACTCAGTTAGTTTTACCCCTGGAGCCATTGAGGCTTGTGTGAAACTATCCGAAAGATATATTACAGATCGTTATCTTCCCGATAAGGCGATTGATGTATTGGACGAAGCAGGCGCCAGAGTTCATATTTCCAACATTCATGTTCCTTCTGACATACTTGACCTTGAAGCTCAAATTGAAGAGGTAAAAGTAGAAAAAATCAGGGTTGTCAAATCCCAAAACTATGAAGAAGCTGCAAGGTTAAGAGATACAGAGAAAACATTGCTAAAAAACCTTGATAATGCTAAACTTAAATGGGAAGAAGACAGCAAAAACCATAAATATGTTGTGAGCGAAGAAGATGTCGCAGAAGTAATCGCCATGATGACGGGCATTCCCGTGAAAAGAATTGCCCAAGGTGAAGGCAAAAAATTACTCAACATGGAAGCTGATTTGCAAAAAAGAGTAATTGGACAAGACAAAGCAGTTGCCCGACTTTCCAAAGCTATTCAACGTACAAGAGCCGGTCTCAAAGACCCTAACAAACCCATTGGTTCATTTATTTTCCTTGGACCCACCGGTGTAGGAAAAACTGAAATGGCAAAAGCATTGAGCGAATACTTATTTGACACTCAAGACTCTCTTATAAGAATTGACATGAGCGAATACATGGAAAAATTTGCCGTATCAAGATTGGTGGGAGCGCCTCCCGGTTATGTAGGTTATGAAGAAGGTGGCTTGTTGACTGAAAAAGTTCGCAGAAAACCCTACTCTGTCATTCTTTTTGATGAGATAGAAAAAGCTCACCAAGATGTGTTTAACTTATTGTTGCAAGCACTTGATGAAGGGTTTATGACCGACAGTCTAGGAAGAAAAATTGACTTTAGAAATACAGTCATCATCATGACTTCAAACATTGGTTCACGACAACTCAAAGATTTTGGAACAGGTGTAGGTTTCAACACTTCCAACAAAATAACCAACCAAGAGAAAGACAGTAAGCAAATCATTGAAAATGCACTCAAAAAATTCTTTAGCCCTGAGTTCTTAAATAGGATTGATGATGTTATTGTATTTAAGAGTCTTGAAAAAGAGGATATTTTCAAAATTATGGATATTTCAATGAACAAAATGCTCAAAAGGGTTTCTGACCTTGGTATTGAAGTAGAGTTAGATGCAAATGTGAAAGAATTCTTGGTGGAAAAGGGCTTTGATGCTGAATTTGGTGCACGCCCTCTACATCGTACAATACAAAAGTATATGGAAGACCCTCTTGCTGAAGAAATCCTCAAGGGTGAAGTTAAGGAAGGTTCTAAGCTGCTTGTATCCATGAACAAAGAGCAAGACGGATTAAGCATTAAAACCCAGCCTAAATCTAAAAAGGGCAATGAATCCAAAGAAGAATTAAAAAAGGACGAATAG
- a CDS encoding PKD domain-containing protein, with protein sequence MDNCFLKLRNFFVLILLCSFTGIAFSQSEEQSWFLVKNEGQWAQPFLFRAELFGSWFFLEKDGYTLKINQQKGLETIREQIHSTHYNSDTEFTINHHAIRFRWLNTRGTESFEYETYPFYYNYFLGNDTKRWKGKVPVVKNVLMKSLYQGIDWKVYAPNFNPKHELILRPHADLTQVAFKIEGANALYVNENGELVIQTSLGDIKESKPLVWQVINGKKKFVDCRYLIHHNSISYSLAEYNKNVELIIDPVLVFSTYSGSLGDNFGFTATYDKYGNLYAGGIVDGNDGEYPWTIGAFQTHYGGSTGGQPPINLACDISISKYASDGKSLLFASYLGGDGNEHPHSLVVDNNDNLIVFGTTNSDNFPVDSFGFDTSYNGAYDIVLVKFSEDGSTLLGGTYIGGVSDDGINNGSLRFNYADDFRGDVYVDSNNMVYLATCTSSGDFPVTSGVTQPLFGGAIDGIVMKADSLFRTIAWGTYLGSSGQDAAYSIKVIDSIVFVSGGTSSPGLSMYANGANKSYQGGIADGFIASFEKDAGQLKDFTFFGTDDYDQVFFLDFDTDKKLFFTGQTKGNITRSANTYGQDNTGQFIGRINQKLDNIDIITTFGKRTNASKPDLSPSAFLVDKCNNVYFSGWGSNVDPGLNPGSTEGLPITPNAIQPTTDKNDFYLIVLNPQLKQLVHATYFGGSITSDHVDGGTSRFDKNGVVYQSVCSSCPNNWSQSYLSDFPVTSDAVFTQNFSKRCSNAAFKIDFQVTYHIDADFEANPMNGCSPLKVDFTNKSNGGTNYQWDFGDGKTDTSTNPSHVFDKTGTYNVKLQILDSNSCNHTDTAFASIEVLTGPHPEFEYDLSFCTLEANFTNKTKGKYTLLSWDFGDSTQSQEENPSHQYQRGGKFKAVLTLENPDNGCIDSVDTTLVFADFPISNLQIPNVFTPNDDGVNDCYTILGITEECDKSKIFIYNRWGDLIYEGKLDGQSCWNGRVYNQGEELPAGMYLYIIISEHEIGRTSKTNGVIHLIR encoded by the coding sequence ATGGATAATTGTTTTCTCAAACTGAGGAATTTTTTTGTATTGATTCTGTTATGCAGTTTTACGGGTATTGCATTTTCACAAAGCGAAGAACAATCATGGTTTTTAGTTAAAAATGAAGGACAGTGGGCACAGCCTTTTCTTTTTCGAGCTGAGTTATTTGGGTCTTGGTTTTTTCTGGAAAAAGACGGCTATACACTTAAAATCAATCAACAGAAGGGGCTTGAAACCATTCGAGAACAAATTCACTCAACCCATTATAATTCAGATACGGAATTTACGATCAATCACCATGCAATAAGGTTTAGGTGGTTGAACACTCGAGGAACAGAATCATTTGAGTATGAAACCTATCCATTTTATTACAACTATTTTTTAGGTAATGATACCAAGCGGTGGAAAGGGAAGGTGCCTGTGGTTAAAAATGTGCTGATGAAATCTTTATACCAGGGCATTGACTGGAAAGTGTATGCACCGAATTTTAATCCCAAGCACGAACTGATTTTGCGTCCTCATGCAGATTTAACTCAAGTTGCTTTTAAAATCGAAGGTGCAAATGCCCTTTACGTGAATGAAAACGGAGAGTTAGTGATTCAAACCTCATTGGGAGATATCAAAGAGAGTAAGCCTTTGGTGTGGCAAGTAATTAATGGCAAAAAAAAGTTCGTTGATTGTAGGTATTTAATTCATCATAACTCCATTTCCTATTCATTAGCTGAATATAACAAGAATGTAGAGTTAATCATTGACCCTGTTCTTGTTTTTTCCACCTATAGCGGTTCTTTGGGTGACAATTTTGGATTTACTGCCACCTATGATAAATACGGTAATTTGTATGCGGGAGGAATTGTGGATGGCAATGACGGAGAGTATCCATGGACTATTGGAGCATTTCAGACGCATTATGGCGGGAGCACCGGTGGGCAGCCTCCGATTAACCTTGCTTGTGATATCAGTATCAGCAAATACGCTTCCGATGGGAAGTCACTTTTATTTGCGAGCTATTTGGGAGGCGATGGTAATGAACACCCGCACAGCTTGGTGGTTGACAATAATGATAATTTGATTGTGTTTGGTACCACAAATTCGGACAATTTTCCGGTTGATAGTTTTGGGTTTGACACTTCTTATAATGGTGCTTATGACATTGTTTTAGTTAAATTTTCCGAAGACGGCTCGACACTTTTAGGGGGTACTTATATTGGTGGAGTTTCTGATGATGGTATTAATAATGGCTCTCTTCGATTTAATTATGCAGATGATTTTAGAGGAGATGTTTATGTGGATTCTAACAATATGGTTTATTTGGCTACTTGCACAAGTTCAGGTGATTTTCCGGTTACAAGCGGAGTAACACAGCCTCTATTTGGTGGGGCGATTGACGGAATAGTGATGAAAGCAGATTCCTTGTTTCGCACTATCGCTTGGGGCACTTACTTAGGCTCATCGGGACAGGACGCAGCTTATTCTATCAAAGTCATAGACTCAATTGTGTTTGTTTCGGGTGGTACATCTAGTCCGGGTTTAAGTATGTATGCCAATGGAGCCAATAAATCTTATCAAGGAGGCATTGCCGATGGTTTTATTGCAAGTTTTGAAAAGGATGCAGGGCAGCTGAAAGACTTTACATTTTTTGGTACGGATGACTATGACCAAGTCTTTTTTCTGGATTTTGACACTGATAAAAAACTCTTTTTCACAGGTCAGACAAAGGGAAATATCACACGTAGTGCAAATACCTATGGGCAAGATAATACGGGGCAGTTTATCGGGAGGATTAACCAAAAGCTTGATAACATTGATATAATAACCACATTTGGGAAGAGGACAAATGCAAGCAAACCAGATTTGTCGCCTTCGGCTTTTTTGGTTGACAAATGTAATAATGTCTATTTCTCGGGTTGGGGCTCTAATGTTGACCCCGGATTGAACCCCGGTTCTACTGAAGGTTTGCCCATTACGCCCAATGCAATTCAACCCACTACGGATAAAAACGATTTTTATTTGATTGTACTCAACCCTCAACTCAAACAACTTGTTCATGCTACTTATTTTGGAGGTTCAATCACAAGCGACCATGTGGATGGAGGTACAAGCAGATTTGACAAGAATGGTGTTGTTTATCAATCGGTTTGTTCCAGTTGCCCTAATAACTGGTCGCAGTCATATCTGAGTGATTTTCCGGTTACTTCGGATGCGGTTTTTACTCAAAATTTTAGTAAAAGATGCAGCAATGCCGCCTTTAAAATAGACTTTCAAGTAACTTATCATATTGATGCAGATTTTGAAGCAAATCCCATGAATGGGTGTAGTCCTTTGAAGGTGGATTTTACTAATAAATCTAATGGAGGTACTAACTACCAATGGGATTTTGGTGATGGCAAAACCGATACTTCTACTAACCCCTCACATGTGTTTGACAAGACAGGTACTTACAATGTTAAATTGCAAATTCTTGACTCAAACAGTTGCAATCATACAGATACGGCTTTTGCAAGCATTGAAGTGTTGACCGGGCCACATCCTGAATTTGAATATGACCTTTCATTTTGTACACTTGAAGCAAATTTTACCAACAAAACAAAAGGAAAATATACGCTTCTCTCTTGGGATTTTGGAGATAGTACACAATCACAAGAAGAAAATCCGTCACATCAATATCAGCGAGGAGGAAAGTTTAAAGCCGTCTTGACACTCGAAAATCCCGATAACGGCTGTATAGATTCCGTAGACACCACATTGGTTTTTGCTGACTTCCCTATTAGTAACCTGCAAATCCCCAACGTTTTTACCCCCAATGATGACGGGGTTAATGATTGCTATACTATTTTGGGCATTACCGAAGAATGTGACAAAAGTAAGATTTTCATTTACAACCGTTGGGGAGATTTGATTTACGAAGGAAAATTGGATGGACAAAGTTGTTGGAATGGGAGGGTATATAATCAAGGTGAAGAATTGCCTGCCGGAATGTATCTTTATATCATTATATCCGAACATGAGATAGGGCGAACAAGCAAAACGAATGGAGTCATACACTTGATTAGATAG